From a region of the Apis mellifera strain DH4 linkage group LG2, Amel_HAv3.1, whole genome shotgun sequence genome:
- the LOC552211 gene encoding protein THEM6, whose product MACACLITIALVLYIVFDINYLLRIVFTILTGRLFQKKKKIFDTTTIYGVCTTQDVDLFFKHMNNARYLRELDFARFHYYDRSGIYSAIVEKGGGAVQGASLIRYRRAIPIFTLYKVTTKLIHWDDKNFYLEHEFISLTDGFVRAVVFSKQTVTGSLKVTVPEIIAEIEPNAQRPEMTKDLELWLNSMEESSQRYKKQR is encoded by the exons ATGGCATGTGCCTGCTTGATCACGATCGCTCTCGTTCTCTACATAGTCttcgatataaattatcttctcAGAATCGTGTTTACCATCCTTACCGGCAGAttgtttcaaaagaaaaagaagattttcgaCACGACTACCATTTACG gtgTATGCACCACGCAAGACGTTGATTTGTTCTTTAAACACATGAACAACGCGAGATACCTCCGCGAATTGGATTTCGCGCGTTTCCATTATTACGATCGATCTGGAATATATTCGGCGATCGTGGAGAAAGGTGGAGGCGCGGTTCAAGGAGCATCGTTGATTCGGTATCGTCGAGCCATTCCTATTTTCACCCTGTACAAGGTGACCACGAAG CTGATTCATTGGGACGATAAGAATTTCTACTTGGAGCACGAATTTATTAGTTTGACGGACGGTTTCGTTCGCGCGGTCGTTTTTAGCAAACAAACGGTAACAGGTAGTCTGAAAGTTACAGTCCCGGAAATAATAGCTGAAATCGAGCCAAACGCGCAACGTCCTGAAATGACCAAAGATTTAGAACTATGGTTGAATTCCATGGAAGAATCTTCTCAGAGATACAAGAAACAAAGATGA